A single genomic interval of Suncus etruscus isolate mSunEtr1 chromosome 10, mSunEtr1.pri.cur, whole genome shotgun sequence harbors:
- the ENTPD2 gene encoding ectonucleoside triphosphate diphosphohydrolase 2, which translates to MAGKLLSLLPPLVLAAAGLAGLLLLSVPTRHVWEPLALKVPPDPQGRTPHPCAPRPGAPPLLPGGPRTRGSIPVLQYGIVLDAGSSHTSVFIYKWPADKENDTGIVSQLSYCDVSGGGISSYANNPSRAGQSLVKCLDQAVREVPKERQAGTPLYLGATAGMRLLSLRNPEAAANVLQEVSRVMARYPFDFRGANILSSQAEGVFGWVTTNYLLENFIKYDWGGLWLRPQGKTLGALDLGGASTQITFETSSVLEDPSTAVQLRLYGHQYHLYTHSFLCYGRDQVLLRLQVAAIQAYRSHPCWPRGYSTRVQLQQLYESPCLASQRPQTFNGSSWVNVSGSGDPVLCRHLISRLFSFPHCAFSRCSFNGTFQPPVAGNFIAFSAFFYTVDFLHTTMNLPVATLTQLDAAVRTLCNQSWAELQARVPGQQNHLPHYCAMATFVHQLLSLGYGFDENTFSGVTFQKKAGDTAVGWALGYMLNLTNMIPAETPKLRKGIDANSWVVLLLLFSAMVLAALVLLLLRARSKSPSVI; encoded by the exons ATGGCCGGGAAGCTGCTGTCGCTGCTGCCGCCGCTGGTGCTGGCCGCCGCGGGCCTCGCTGGCCTGCTGCTGCTGAGCGTGCCCACCCGCCACGTCTGGGAGCCGCTGGCCCTCAAGGTGCCCCCCGACCCGCAAGGCCGGACCCCGCACCCCTGCGCCCCGCGCCCCGGCGCGCCTCCGCTTCTGCCCGGGGGTCCCCGAACCAGG GGTTCCATCCCCGTCCTGCAGTATGGCATCGTCCTGGACGCCGGCTCTTCCCACACGTCCGTGTTCATTTACAAGTGGCCCGCAGACAAGGAGAATGACACAGGCATCGTCAGCCAGCTCAGCTACTGCGACGTGAGCG GTGGGGGCATCTCCAGCTATGCCAACAACCCATCCCGTGCCGGCCAGAGCCTTGTGAAATGCTTGGACCAGGCCGTGAGGGAGGTGCCCAaagaaaggcaggcaggcacaCCTCTGTATCTGGGGGCCACGGCGGGCATGCGCCTGCTTAG TCTGCGCAACCCCGAGGCAGCAGCCAATGTCCTCCAGGAAGTGTCCCGTGTGATGGCCCGATACCCTTTTGACTTCCGGGGGGCGAACATCCTGTCCAGCCAGGCCGAGGGGGTGTTTGGCTGGGTGACTACGAATTACCTGTTGGAAAACTTCATCAAG TATGACTGGGGGGGCCTGTGGCTCCGGCCTCAGGGTAAGACCCTGGGGGCTCTGGACCTGGGCGGAGCGTCCACCCAGATTACCTTTGAGACCAGCAGCGTCCTCGAGGACCCCAGCACGGCCGTGCAGCTCCGCCTCTACGGCCACCAGTACCACCTGTATACGCACAGCTTCCTGTGCTACGGTCGCGACCAGGTCCTGCTCAGGCTGCAGGTGGCGGCTATCCAG GCCTACCGCTCACACCCCTGCTGGCCCAGGGGCTACTCCACCCGGGTTCAGCTTCAGCAGTTGTATGAGTCACCGTGCCTGGCCTCGCAACGGCCCCAGACCTTCAATGGCAGCAGCTGGGTCAACGTGTCGGGCAGTGGCGACCCTGTCCTCTGCCGCCACCTCATCTCCCGGCTCTTCAGCTTCCCCCACTGTGCCTTCTCCCGCTGCTCCTTCAATGGCACCTTCCAGCCCCCTGTGGCTGGAAACTTTATT GCCTTCTCTGCCTTCTTCTACACCGTGGACTTCCTACACACAACGATGAACCTACCCGTGGCTACCCTCACACAACTGGACGCAGCTGTGCGGACCCTCTGCAACCAGAGCTGGGCCGAG CTGCAGGCTCGGGTTCCTGGCCAGCAAAACCACCTGCCCCACTACTGCGCCATGGCCACATTTGTGCACCAGCTACTGAGCCTCGGCTATGGGTTCGACGAGAACACCTTCAGTGGGGTGACCTTCCAAAAGAAG GCTGGGGACACCGCGGTGGGCTGGGCCCTGGGCTACATGCTGAACCTCACCAACATGATCCCCGCCGAGACTCCGAAGCTGCGCAAGGGCATAGACGCCAACTCCTGGGTGGTCCTTCTCCTGCTCTTCAGCGCCATGGTCCTGGCAGCCTTGGTCCTGCTGCTGCTCCGGGCGCGCTCCAAGTCTCCGAGTGTCATCTAG